One window from the genome of Zerene cesonia ecotype Mississippi chromosome 1, Zerene_cesonia_1.1, whole genome shotgun sequence encodes:
- the LOC119835668 gene encoding uncharacterized protein LOC119835668 gives MFKMLRRNVKTLFQYQSVIESKRPFYCGVCLKNPRNPPNKPSPGIASKYQILSESNSPVIEHTADENYSRENSYLILSDEFDGINLERGKNGVFDIEDLVEILQRENSKDIFVATVPKEINYVDYICVVSAKSKRHIFALAEFVRKVYKKKCNKSDHIPRLEGKNSDEWIALDLGKLNI, from the exons atgtttaagatGTTAAGAAGAAATGtgaaaactttatttcaatatcaaagTGTTATTGAATCAAAAAGACCATTTTATTGTggagtttgtttaaaaaatcctCGAAACCCTCCAAATAAGCCTTCACCGGGTATAGCTAGTAAATATCAAATTCTATCAGAATCTAACTCGCCTGTTATTGAACACACAGCAGATGAAAATTATAGCAGGGAAAATAGTTATCTAATCCTAAGTGACGAATTTGATGGCATAAATTTGGAAC GAGGCAAAAATGGTGTATTTGATATTGAAGACTTAGTGGAAATATTGCAAAGAGAAAACTCAAAAGATATATTCGTCGCTACTGTACctaaagaaataaactatGTAGATTATATCTGTGTTGTTAGTGCGAAAAGTAAAAGACATATTTTTGCATTAGCAGAATTTGTTAGaaaggtttataaaaaaaaatgtaataaatctgATCATATACCTAGATTAGAAGGTAAAAACTCTGATGAATGGATCGCTTTAGACTTAGgtaagttaaatatttga